In Setaria viridis chromosome 5, Setaria_viridis_v4.0, whole genome shotgun sequence, the genomic stretch AACAAGCCACGGTGTCAAGATCGACACTGAGTCTGAGTATAAGGATTTGGGCTGAAATAATATGGATACAAATATTGTTACAGGAATTACGAATTGCTAGTCCACTAATAGCTAGATTATGGTGTGATAATATGGGAGCTAAATATCTTGCATCTAATCCTGTTTTTCATGGTAGGACGAAGCACATAGAAGTAGATTTTCACTTTGTCAGGGAACAGGTGAATAACAAGCTTCTGGAGATTGACTTCATTCCTTCAGGTGACCAAGTTGCGCCAAGGCATTGAGTGTTTGTCAGGGAACAGGTGAATAACAAGCTTCTGGAGATTGACTTCATTCCTTCAGGTGACCAGGTTGCGGATGGTTTCACCAAGGCATTGAGTGTTCGACAACCGGATAACTTCAAGTACAATCTCAACTTAGGGAAGTTGTGATTGTGGGGGATATTAAACAAAACATATCTTGTACCAAAAGGATAACAAAGGAAGGTTGTTGCTGAGTAGATATTCCTGTATCTTGTGTATCAAGTCTGTTGTAAATCTTATCTAGTCCCTATATAAACACGCAGGCGGCAGAGACGAACTGCACGCTTCCAGCACCTCTGAATTCTTTCACACCCATTAGCAACAACATACGAAAGAGAACTATAATTGTTGGAACAGTTTTGACTGAAACAAGTACCAAATTTCTAAATTCATGTACAGTCTCTCCCTTTATTCATTTCAAAGGTCAAAATCTGAGCTACATACATCGATCATGCAAAATTGGCTATATAGGTAGCGCGCAGTATACAGATGCTATCAGCCAGCATGAAAGTCATGATCAGAGCTTCTTCAGTCTGATGGGAGCACCGTGCTGAGGGTGCAGGGTGATCACGGTGTACGGCGCATGGGTGTAGGATGGCGAGAGCTCGAAGGAGAAGCGCTGGAGGATGGTGCACAGCGCCATCTTGGCTTCCAGCAACGCGAAGTTCTGGCCGATGCAGATCCGGGGACCCCCTCCGAACGGGAAGAACGCGCCCTGGTGTTTGGTAGCGTTGGAGATGCCGTCAGAGAACCTTGCAGGATTGAACTCGCTCGCGTCTTTTCCCCAAATGTCCGGATCATGGTGAATGAAGAGAATGGGCAGCAGAAGGTTCACTCCTGCAGGGTATCTGATGCCGCCGAGCTCCATGTCCTTGTATGTTCTTCTTGTTAGAAAGGTTGCCGGCGGGTACAACCTAAGGACCTCGTACAAAATCATGGTTACCTGCGCATACATGGCACAAGCAGGATTATTGTTGCTTCAGTTATACAGTATGGAAACATGCTTTGTCCACTTCTCCTCCTAAAAGGTTCCAGTTTAACACCGATCTGATTTCTTACCACAGCATGCTAGCATATTCACGGATTCTGTCATGGATTCACGGTAACAATGCATCATTCATATTTAAGATTTATTTTCTACTTTCTAGAAGTAAAACCGTactctcttaatgaaatgacacacaGCTCTCCTAtgttgttcgagaaaaaaaaactgtagtTCTCTATCATAATTTCTGAAGTTTATTAGCTAGCATCAGATAGAAGGAAAATAAACATCTCAGAACACGTATAATAAATCCCTTAATCTCCTTTCGATAAAGAATGAAATGGATATCAGTAATCTCTTAAATCATCTACAATTTTATATTTTTACGATAAAATAGAGGGCAACATTGATTGTACTTACAGTCTTCAGGCGGCTCAAGCTATCAAAATCTGGTTTGGCTCTTCCAAAGTGGCTCAGTACTTCTTCTCTTGCCCGCTCTTGCCATTCCGGGTGCATGCTTAGCACAACGAGAGTCCAAGTAAGCAGGACTGATGTTGTCTCCATACCGGCAAAGTAAAATAGCTTGCATTCCTCAATCACATCTTCTGTTGTCAATCCCAACTTTGCATTCCCATTTGATTGCTTCATGTTAGACTCCAGCAATAAGCCCAGCAAGTCATTATTTGTTTCGCCATTTTTCATGGCCTTCTCTCTTTTCCCAATTATCTCATGCAGAATTGTGCGGATCTCCCGATCAATTTCTCTCATCCTTCTGTTATTTTTGGTGGGCAAAAACCTGCATATGTTCAAAAGTATTATGTAATGACAATTTCTCGGTTGCTACTGTAAAATTTGAACATGAAAAATAAAGGAGAATTCTGTTATGCAGTCCTTTTGTTGTCTTTTCTTTCCTATGGAACTTGAGCAATTTAGGAGCGGTAGAAACGTTAATATTTCTTAAAATGTTCTTGTATAAAGAAACATCATTATGTACCTCATCCTTAATATAAAGTGATAAACATTGCATGGACATGAGTAATTACTAAAATATTCATATGAAGAAACATGTAAGCAGCTTTCAAATGCTCGGATGTGCAacttcaaataaataaaagctTGCTGCAGTTTAGGGGAAAAGAAGAACAGACCAATAGCCTGGGATAAATATTGTTTGGAAAGACTGTACAAGGCGTTCAGCTAGCTCTCCTTGCAGCTGGAAAATTTTCCTCCCCTCCTGATAGCTGCTACCAAATGCGGTTTTTGAGATAACATCTCCCGTAAGATTCTGGAACTCTGGCCAGACGTCTATCTCTGAAGATCCCTCAGAAGGCATTGAATTCTCCCATCTAGTAATGGTTTCGTCGCAACACGTAGAAAATACAGGCAGCATCCTCTGCAAATAAGACATCAATGACACTATAGACTACTTAGAGAAGGCGTTATCCGATAAACAACATACTGTGATTTGAAATGTAAAAAGGGAAAGCCATCTacagagaaaaaaagagagtaaGCAATTACCTTTATTTTCTCATGATGAAATGCAGGATTGAGAATTCTCCTGTGCTTTGCCCACTTCTCGCCTTCATGGTTTACAACCCCATTGGCTAGCAACTTCCCAATACGGGTACTCCTTGGTTTACCGAAGTGGCCAAACTTGTTAGACAAAACCTCTTTGACTAACTCCGGGTCTGGTATCATCACCCTGGGTACTGGGCCGAACCAAGTGAACGACAGTTTCCCTGCATTGGAATTTTGATGAAAATCATCATAAGTATAGTCTGAAAAATAGTAGAAAGACTAGCAGGTAACTGTTTCTCTTTTGGTACTTGCACTCATATTAAAATTCTTGGTCCAAATGCTATCCTGTACATAAACATCCCGGTACTACATCATACGAGCCCCAATATATTAACTATCTGTCTCGATTCAAAAAATGAAACGAAAGGAATAAAATTGGGGGAGAGAGAGGTGATTGGAGTTCATGCGAAATTACCGTATTCCTTGGTGGCTCTGTAGAGCAAGGGCTGCACGCGGGCGGCGATTTCGTGGCAGCCCAGAGGCAGCGGCTTCGCGCGAGCCTCCCGGTTGATCCGGGCGCTCTCCCTCAGGTCGCCGGTGAAGAGGCGGTACGCGGTGCCCTTGAGCCCCTGGGCCCGCAGGGCCCGGTCGAGCCGCCGCGGTATCCACCAGGCCCACTCCACCGTCCAGGCCACCAGCCACAGcagcgccacggccgccgccgcgccggccagcGCCCACGGGGAGGCCTCCCACAGCATCTTGCAGAATTGGTGGCTTTTGCGCCGGTTGAAGTGAAGAGAAGCAGATAAGCAGAGGACGGATGAGGCGATGTGTGATCGGGGCGAGGATCGTGTCCTCTGCTTAAATACTGGTGGATTCGGCCGACACGTATGCGCTTTGCCGCCTTCTCCGTATTTTACTTGGGAGTCTCCGACTTTCCGTGGGTTCCAAATAAAATACGGCAGGGttgatacgagatgctaaactttagcacgtgtcatatcggatattcggatgctaattaggaggattaaacatgagctaattataaaactaattgcagaattcctagactaattcacgagatgaaaattaatccatcattagcaatggttactgtagcaccgcattgtcaaatcatggactaattaggtttaatagattcatctcgtgaattagactccatctgttcaattagttttgtaattagcatatatttaatactcctaattagtatcaaatatttgatatgacatgtgctaaattttagcacgtGGGAggcaaacaccccctaagagtGAGTTTCTAGAAGGGCTAGGCTAATTCAATAAagatttcttcttcctctctatcTCCACCGGTCTAGAAGTTGTTGTACGCAATACTGCTCTCCTTGCGGAAGTTACGacattacttccaggagcacaagatcTCCGTCATCATAGATTTCCCTCTcagagaaattctccacaattggGATGCAtcaggaagaatatctaagtagGCGGTAGAACTAggagcattgtccctagaattcaagttgAGGACTGTAGTCAAGTCCCAggctctagtcgatttcatgtTAGAGTggtgggagaatcaactaccaatgccAGCGAAGCGttcagagcattgggtcatgtatttcaatggatcactcaagctcgagggcaccggtgcaggagtactcttgatatcttccaaaggcgaacaactcaagtacgtcatgtaaatcttctgggaagtgtccaacaacgaagctgaatatgagatgcttctgcacgggctccgcgTGGCAGTCTTGCTAGGAAtaaagcgattgttggtctacaaCGACTCActagtggtgatcaatcaagtcaacaagGAGTGGGGCCGCCATAAGGAGAACATGAATGTGTACTttctagaagtacgcaagctagagaacaaattctctggtttggagttccaccgtgtcatccgcgacaacaacattgCTACAGATATCCTATCAAAGCTCGGATCTACTGAGAACAAGCACTAAAAGAAATCTACTGATCTATTATGATGATTTTATGGAAAATGAACAAAATATGTTTATGACGCATTTCGATTTCGTCACTAATCACTAAATTTCTTGTGGTGGGCACTGTAGCAAGAAGGGGTGGAGGGGACCGTGGGAGAGGCCAATTGAGCGGGGATGGAAGCAGGGGCACGAGCTCGAACGAGATTTGCGCGGGTGGGAACGACGGCAAGGAAAACGGAGAGAGGGCAATAGAGGTTGTGAGTGAAGAGATAAGGTGAGGGAGACCTATGCTAGATCGCTATCTAGTTGTTTGTTGGGTCAGGAATAAAACGAAAAGCCAGGTCGGAGAACGAAAAATCAGTTCATTGGTTCACGGTTCAATGAAAAGTCAACCAATTCAATTGCATTATGGATCTTTTAGTCGATTCGACCGCGGTAGGATCACTGGTTCACGATTTCTTCGATCCAATTAGCGAACTGGTTGGGTTTTTGATTTTATGGGGGCTAGGCATACGAGCAAAGCAATGTGAAGTTCGGTGACATCTCTCGTGGATCCGATCCGTTTTTATGTGCTCAACCCACAAAGACAAATGACCAAATGAAAAGTAGGACCGAAAcaaagagaaattttagaatcgTTGGAAAAAATGCGAGCCGTCCATCTCAAGAAACCTAatagtggaaaaaaaataccACGAAGTACTTAAACAGAAGTACCAAGGAGTACCAAATTGGTGGGAccattaaatttatttttaattgtTTTTTCAGATTAAACGGTGGAAATAAAGGAAGTACATAGTACCGATGGATACTTTTTGATACTTTTAAACCACTATAAAAGAGCTCCCGAAATAAATTCTTAGGAGGTGAACGGACAACCAAATTGTTCACGGAAGTGATAAAGGAGACTATTTCCTGCTCGATATCTAGTTATATGTATAAATGGTTGGGCTATTCAACAAGTTTATGACACAACACATCCAGCGGAATGACATTCTTTTCCACTACAGAAaatcaaagtaaaaaaaaaaagaaagcgtAGCAAAGCCGTGGAACATACGGCGGCACGTTCTAGTCTTCTAGAAGGGATTCGCATATGGACACGATCGGGAAGGTCTCCGTTACGAAAACGAGGGCGAGGGGCCCAAGGTGCCCACATCACATCGGCTGATCGGCGGCACATGCGACAGCCGGAGTAGTTTCGATCGTCGTGATGGGCCCCGGCACGTCAAATTGTTCCGTGACAGCGGCCATGGAAGGCAGGCGTTCAGCTGAGCTGGTCCAACAAAACGTGTGGCCCAAGCACAGGCTTGTTACAGCCTACCGTGACGGTGGTAAAAATATATAATACTCCTGAGAACAACAACTGTGTTTTACCGTTCTCTGGTACTCCATGCTCCCCCGTACAGTACCAAGTGCTGGGAAATAATTGAGCTGCTGCGAGCCTGCGAAGCCGTCATGCATTGCGTCACGGGCAGGCAGGGCCAAATGGATGGGTCGGATGACCGAAGCGCTTGCGTATCGTCCTGGCCCAGCGGCGCCTCCGTGTCCGTGAACGCTTGCTTCACTGAACAAGGTCCTGCAATTTTTATTCTCAAAAAAGCAGGTCTTGCTGTTATACGCTGCTCCACGCACAGCCCGATCAAAATCGTTAACCCGGAATCGTTAACCCGGCCAGAGTCAGTTACAGATAGATAAGAGAGAACTACACATGTTACGTGGCCATTGGTTTGGGGGCATGCGGGTACGTAAGGGGAAAGAGATCGGCGAGACTAGTGGCAATGGATTTGCAGCAATGgagccggtggcggtggcggcccgcTTCGCTCTCCGCTTGCCGTCTGTGCCGCCACTGCCACCGGAACAGCAGCCGCTCATGACCATTCCTTTGATCCTGGTGACCTCTTCCCAAACTTCGCCGCTGGTGGAGTTTAGCCCCGACGGCTAAGATACTGCCAAAAATTCAGACGGCTGAGATCTATAGGATGTTTAACGATGTAATCAACGAAGAATTTGTATGTTGTCTCTCCCAGCAAACAAATACAACATGTATAATTCTACACTAGAAGACTGTTATTTCACCAGAcccaaaaaaaacagagagagagtaCAACGGCACCATTCCCGATCGATTACTTCCTAAGCATCATTTTAGACGGAGGGAAACTAATCTTCATCTTTTACAAGCTTATTGAATGATTGAATCACAGCTGTCTATAACAATCCAAATTCCCCACTGTCCCGATATCAATTTAACCACCTATCGTACAATTTGCTTCCAACTTTCGCGCGCCTCGGTACAGTACCCAGACGTGTTCAATCGTTTTCAAGCTCAATCAACTTACAGTGTCTTACACGCACGAATTCATCCACATACGGAAGTTCAATCGCGTAGCCGTTGAAGGTGAGCCTTATCCTCTCCTTGTTCTTCGTagttctctctcttcttcttcttcttcctccacctctGTCGGAGCTCTATATCTGCTGCCAAACTCCGTGTCATGACCGTAGTAGCTCAATTGCACACGACAATAGCAGCTCAATTGCACACGATGTGACTAAGCTCAGACCACGTCGATGCACACGATACGCAATAGTCTGTTGGTTAGATCACGCCATTGCAGGTGGCATGATTTGATGTATTTGTTGCGCTAAAGTGCTTAGGATGATAAAAAAGCTAGTTCTCAAAAATATAATTTAGAAGAACGTTATTATTAAAATATTAGTTTTGGGGCTATAATAAAAAGTTTATTCCATAACGCACGTAGCTGAGCGTGCCAGTTGGGAGCGACAGAGCAGCCCTAATGAATAATgagaaatgaaaagaaagaagGGCATATATTGCTTGGTTGAgaaattccaatgatccaactCCTGGGATTGATGACAAGGTGCAAGATACGAGCAGTAGAGAACAGTTACTCAGATGCGCTAGAGTGCTGCCAGAGTTAAGTTCTTGGATTCATCTTGCATGACTTGATAGGAACAACGTTAAAAGAATTTGCACACTGATGCAAttgttcttttttcccttttccttttgcaaGGGGCCTAAGATGCAACCTGTGAACAGAATTGACGCGACAGAACACCGATTATTTTTCAAGTGAACAAAACACATGAAAACGCTAAAGGCCCAATGCTACACAACACTCTTGGGCTCACTGCTCACATGAAGGCCCAAAGCCCGTTAAACCAACAGCCATAGGCAAATCCTCAGACGATCATATTGCTCTGAGCTTGATCTGGGCACCATGCATCGGGCGCAGCATTATCACCGTATGGGGCGCATGAGTATACGACGGAGCGAGCTCAAACTCAAAGCTCTGAAGGATCATACTCAGTGCCATCTTAGCCTCGAGCAGCGCGAAGTTCTGGCCGATGCAAATCCGCGGCCCCCAGCCGAACGGGAAGAACGCCAGCCTATCCTTGGACGCCTTGGCGATCCCCTCCGCGAACCTTTCCGGCCTGAACTCGTGCACGTCACTTCCCCAGATGTCGGGGTCGTGGTGAATGAACAGCACGGGCAGCTCCAAGATCACGCCGGCAGGGTACGTGGCGTCTCCGATCTCCATCTCCTTGTATGTCTTCCTGCTGAACGCGATCGCCGGCGGGTACAACCGGAGGACCTCGTGCAGAATCATGGCCACCTGCGGAATGAATCAGGAAGAAATTAGTGTGATTGCAGAAATGACAAAATCGACCATGAAATTTCGACAAGGCCGGACTCACGATTTTGAGGCGGCTCAGGCCGTCGTATCCCGGTCTGTTCTTCCCAAACAGGCTCAGGACTTCCTCCCTTGCGCGGTCTTGCCACTCCGGGTGCATGCTCAGTAGGATCATTGTCCATGTCAGCAGCACTGATGTCGTCTCCATCCCTGCGAAGTAGAACAACTTGCACTCCTCCATGACGTCCTCCATCGTCATTCCAAGGCTGGACTGGCCATTCTCGTATGTGTCTCTCGTGTTTGACTCCAGCAGTAAGCCCAGCAAGTCATCTTTGGTGGCTTCACCTTCTTTCATGGCTTGCATCCTTTTACCAATCAGGCCTCGGAGAATTGTTTCGATCTCGTTCTTGATTTGGCGCATCCTTCGGTTGTTTTGGGTAGGCAAGGACCTGAAGATAGCATAAGAACGCACTCACTACTTATGATTTATGAACAGCAGTAACAAGATACAGGGGGAAAAATGTACAAAGTGATTTCTGCATGATAGTGTTTGttataaaaaattcaaaacctACATGTATCCCGGAATGGCAAACTTCTGCATGATGGACATGAGGCGCTCTGCTTGCTCGGCCTGCAGCTGGAAAATCTTCCTTCCTTCAAGGTAGCTGCTGCCGAACGCGGTGCGAGAGATGACATCTCCGGTGAGGGTCTGAAGTTCTGGGTCAACATCCAGCTCAAACGAGCCGTCAGGACCAAGCGACTGCGCCCATCGGCTGACAAGTTCTTCACAGCACGCAGAAAATGCCGGCAGCATGAGCTGCAAGGTTGTACAGTTGTACACACTCCAAGGGTCAATCACAAACTCGATTGAAATAAGAAATTATAAAAAGGATCGCAGTTTTATATACCTTGAGCTTCTCAAGATGGAACGCAGGGTTGAGGATCCTCCTGTGCTTCACCCATTTCTCGCCCTCGTAGTTGGCCACTCCTTCGGCGAACAGCTTGGACAGCGCCGGGAACTTGGGCTTTTCGAAGTGGCCGAACTTGTTGGACATCACGTCCCTTGCCAGGTCCGGGTCGCTGATGGTCACCCTGGGCATCGGGCCGAACCACGTGAAGCACATCTTGCCGTGCTCCCGGACGGCGCCGTGGATGAACGGCGCGACATGGCCGGCAATGTCGTGGCACCGCAGCGGCAAGGGCCTGGACCAGGCCGCCTTGTTGAACCGGGCGTACTCCTTGAGGTCGCCGGTGAGGAAGCGGTACGGCGTGCCGCGGAGGCCCTGCGCGCGCAGCGCCCGCTCGAGGCGCCGCGGCCCCAACCACAGCCGCTCGAGCAGCCGGGCGGCCTGCCACAGGAGCAGAGCGCCCAGGAGACCGTAGATGAGGAAGCTCCATGGCGTTGAGGCGACTTCACTTGCCAGCGCTGCAAGAACCATTTTTCCTCAGCTCTCAAGTGAAGCTGGAGAAGGCAGAGTGGTGagtggtgagtggtgactgAGTGTGAGCGGTGGGACTTTGACCTGGGTATGGAACTTGGCGTCAGGTTGCTCCTCTTATATAGAATTTCTCAGTACCCTGTGTCCATTTATTTAAGGTTCTTGTGTATGGTTAAGGTCGTGGGCATTCTGGTCAGCCATGCGGCAGGCCGTACCTCGCTCCGAAGGAACTTGGGAGTGAAGATATTGGGAGATCGGGTTGGTCAAAAGCTACTATACTAACGTGCGGCGCAGGAAGGACAACCACCATGTGGTGACTGTGCTTCCTTGTTGCTTCGTTTCGTTCCCGTGCAATCAGATAGGATTTCTTGACCCGCTAGGCAAAGTCAGACCATGGCATCCATTGCATCAGTGTTACAATGGGAGGAGAAATGGGCTAGGATTGCTACAGTGGAAATTACGGTCCAACCAGATAAATTCATATAAATGGTTTGCATGAGAGTGTGCAATTCACAGTTAAGACAATGTAATATATGCTTTAATAATGAACCAAGATATTATCCCGCCTAAGCATAGTATATGGAAGCCCATGCTCCCCTTGAATAtcaaattgttttttttatggTTTTTACATAAGAGATTTATACTCGCGAAAGATGATAATAGTAAACAAAAGATGGCGATGAAGTGAACAATGTTGCTTTTGTAATAAACTAATAATCATGAAATATTTCAGCACGGTTTCTTTTATTGTCATGTGGCTAGATAACCCTTAGAgaataattcaaattcattTGGCCTAAATATGCCAAATAGTATACCCAATTTATTTGGCTCTGGATTGAATGGGATAGATATATTAATATCAAAAGGCAAATTTTGGTTGGGGTGGGTGCCCTTTTTGTTGGGAAATATGGCTCAGCCAAAATGATATTTGTCTTTGATTAAAAGAAATGTACACTCTCTTATGCAAATACTCTTCGGAGATACTTACTAGACCAGATTTTGGGCACCGTTGTAGAAAGAGGAGGATAGGAATGCAGTTTGCGAAAAATGTTGCTAGTTGGAAACAACTACTTTGGAAATCTTCGCCAAGCATATGGATGGCAGTTTAAGTAGGATTTGAATTTCCTAAGACTTGTTTTCACTCCGTTGCTATTATAGGCGTTTGTGTGATATATGCTAGCTTTGTTGTAATTGATGCAATTTTGTAATAAGATATGGCTATATACATCTACGATTTTCATTTAGCATCTGAAATCTTTTTTAATTCCATCTCTTGAAAAAAGGCCAAACGACCCGGTTCTTGAAAATCCATGGATCGAGGCAAGGTACTCcctctatttcaaattgtagatcattttggtctttctagattcatagatataattatgcatctagacatacactatatctagatccattgcaaaaactatgcacctacaaaagccaaaacaacctactatttgaaacggagggagtacataggCAATCATATGTACAATGTTGAtacacctacaatttgaaacgaagggagtacaaTGGCAATGATATGTACAATGTTGATACCTCTTGACAGTAATTTCTTGCAtaacatttatttatttttatttataattatatattaattaacAAAATCACCAACACTACATTATCAAAATTAAGATAAGCTGCGCTTTCATATAATTCATGGAGTTATAAAACCGTGATAGCACTTGTATAAAAGAAATGTATTTGGACCCAGACCTAGTAGGATAGCATTTTCAATAGCATGTGCATGCCTAGAGAAAAAAAGGATTGTTGCTATATCTAACTCTAATGTGTAAACTTCAAattataatactccctccattcatATAAATGTATGATGTTTAGCATTAGGTAATTAGTTAGCTTGCCCTAAATGTCATATAATAAAAA encodes the following:
- the LOC117857380 gene encoding cytochrome P450 CYP72A616, with translation MLWEASPWALAGAAAAVALLWLVAWTVEWAWWIPRRLDRALRAQGLKGTAYRLFTGDLRESARINREARAKPLPLGCHEIAARVQPLLYRATKEYGKLSFTWFGPVPRVMIPDPELVKEVLSNKFGHFGKPRSTRIGKLLANGVVNHEGEKWAKHRRILNPAFHHEKIKRMLPVFSTCCDETITRWENSMPSEGSSEIDVWPEFQNLTGDVISKTAFGSSYQEGRKIFQLQGELAERLVQSFQTIFIPGYWFLPTKNNRRMREIDREIRTILHEIIGKREKAMKNGETNNDLLGLLLESNMKQSNGNAKLGLTTEDVIEECKLFYFAGMETTSVLLTWTLVVLSMHPEWQERAREEVLSHFGRAKPDFDSLSRLKTVTMILYEVLRLYPPATFLTRRTYKDMELGGIRYPAGVNLLLPILFIHHDPDIWGKDASEFNPARFSDGISNATKHQGAFFPFGGGPRICIGQNFALLEAKMALCTILQRFSFELSPSYTHAPYTVITLHPQHGAPIRLKKL
- the LOC117857379 gene encoding cytochrome P450 CYP72A616 → MVLAALASEVASTPWSFLIYGLLGALLLWQAARLLERLWLGPRRLERALRAQGLRGTPYRFLTGDLKEYARFNKAAWSRPLPLRCHDIAGHVAPFIHGAVREHGKMCFTWFGPMPRVTISDPDLARDVMSNKFGHFEKPKFPALSKLFAEGVANYEGEKWVKHRRILNPAFHLEKLKLMLPAFSACCEELVSRWAQSLGPDGSFELDVDPELQTLTGDVISRTAFGSSYLEGRKIFQLQAEQAERLMSIMQKFAIPGYMSLPTQNNRRMRQIKNEIETILRGLIGKRMQAMKEGEATKDDLLGLLLESNTRDTYENGQSSLGMTMEDVMEECKLFYFAGMETTSVLLTWTMILLSMHPEWQDRAREEVLSLFGKNRPGYDGLSRLKIVAMILHEVLRLYPPAIAFSRKTYKEMEIGDATYPAGVILELPVLFIHHDPDIWGSDVHEFRPERFAEGIAKASKDRLAFFPFGWGPRICIGQNFALLEAKMALSMILQSFEFELAPSYTHAPHTVIMLRPMHGAQIKLRAI